In the Vibrio sp. FE10 genome, ATTACTTGGATTAGCAGCCGTGTTTAGTGTCGCTGCGTTAGCTGGATGTAGTCAGGAATCTGATGTTGCCGCTCAACCACAAGAGAAAGCGAATCCGATCTGTAGCACTAAAAACCTGACAGGTGGTTGGTCACAGAGTGATATCACGCCAGAAGCAAAACAAGCTTTAGATGTGGTTCTGGGACAAATGAATACTGCTGCGAAGCTTGAGAAAATCTTGAGTGTTCGAACTCAGGTTGTCAGTGGTTTGAACTATGCTATCGATTTTGAGATGGATAATGGCGAAGTTTGGAACACCATTGTGTATCGTTCGTTGCAGGGTGAGATGACAATGACTCAAGCTGCGCAACAAGGTCGCCTGTGTCCATTGATCAACTAGTCCGTGGATTTACTTGTCTATTGATCAACTAACCCATTGATTAACCAGCATGTAAATAACGTCACACATAAAAATGGCTCCTACTTAGGAGCCATTTTTTATTCTGAATATTGCTTACGTAATGAACTTTATTAACTGGTTAGTTCCGGCTCTGACAGTTCTGGTTCATAAAGCTCTTGCACACAAGCACGACTGATGTCTTCATCAATGTAGGCCATTCCAAGCTTATTGAGATAGTCCATACGATCCGCAGTGCGCAGTTCGATGTCTGGGCCTGCGATGTTGTTCTCTTGATAGATCTCAGTTAAGTGAGCCATGAATTGCTCGCCAACACTCATCATTAATAGGCTCATTGCGCCAACGTCCGGTCTTACTTTAGCTTGTTGTTTTTCAGATAGGTCGACTGCTAACACGATAGGGCGCTCTTCACCCTCAAAACGAGTGCTGCGCTCGCGAATGGTTTGCTGAGCCCAGTAGTAGGCCAGTTCTTTGCTCTGAGTTAAGAAAACTGGCTCAACGGATTCTGTGTAGTTATTGCCAATCGTTGCCATGGTTTTTGAAGCGGCTTCATTGAGTGCTTTGTCTCCTGAGCGTTTCAGCCCTTGGCCTTGGATTGAAGCAAGCAAGGCTGAAGATGTGCCGTGATACCAAGTATCACCAGTAGCGAAACCATTTTCTGACAGCAGTGTTTTAGCATCTTGTAGGTGTGTCGGTATTGAAGTCATAGGCACTCTCAATAAATAGGCATATCAATAAATAGGAAAATCAACAAACAGGAATGTGATCAGTGTAAACAGAATTTTTCAGGGTCACAGTGGTGTGGAACACAAATCTGAGGCTTTGAGATGAAGCCGGCAGTACAAGCTTCATCCCAAAACTTCCTCCCTCCCGGCACCTAACAGGGAAAAGGGAGGGGGAGATTCTAGAGGGGAAACGCTGTTAACGATTAATCAAACTGATTAGACGTATTCGCTTCACCCGCTGCTTTTAGTGCATTTTCACCAGCAAAGTATTCTTTGTGGTCATCACCCATGTCTGAACCAGACATGTTTTGGTGTTTAACACATGCGATACCTTGGCGAATCTCTTTACGTTGAACATTAGCAACGTAGCCCAACATGCCTTGGTCACCGAAGTACTCTTTTGCAAGGTTGTCGGTAGACAGTGCTGCTGTGTGGTAAGTCGGTAGAGTAATCAAGTGGTGGAAGATACCCGCTTCGCGAGATGCATCCGCTTGGAATGTACGAATCTTCTCGTCAGCGCTTGCAGACAGTTCAGTTTCATCGTATTCCGCACTCATTAGGCTTGCACGGTCGTATGCTGATACATCTTTACCTTCTGCTGCCAACGCATCGTATGCTTGTTGACGGAAGTTTAGCGTCCAGTTGAATGATGGAGAGTTGTTGTAAACCAGTTTCGCATTAGGGTGTACTTCACGTACGCCATCCATCATCTCTTTGATTTGACCGATGTGTGGTTTCTCAGTCTCAATCCAAAGCAGGTCAGCACCCGCGTTGATTGCTTCAATACAGTCGAATACACAGCGGTCTTCACCAGTACCTTCGCGGAATTGGTATAAGCCTGAAGGCAGACGCTTAGGACGAACTAGTTTGCCGTCACGGTTAAAGCAAACATCACCTTCAGCCATATCTGCAACATCAATTTCTTCAACATCTAGGTATGAGTTGTAGATATCACCTTGATCGCCAGGTTCTTTCACTACTGCGATTTCTTTTGTTAGACCAGCACCTTGTGAATCGGTACGAGCAACAATAACGCCGTTGTCGATGCCTAGTTCAAGGAAAGCGTAACGAAGTGCGCGAAGTTTTGCGTGGAAGTCAGCATGAGGAACCGTCACTTTGCCGTCTTGGTGACCACATTGCTTCTCATCGGCTACTTGGTTTTCGATTTGTAGACAACATGCACCCGCTTCAATCATCTGCTTAGCCATTAGGTAAGTCGCTTCTGCGTTACCGAAACCTGCATCGATATCGGCAATGATTGGTACTACGTGTGTTACGTGATTGTCGATTTTATCTTGGATTTGGTCTTGTAGATTCACATCACCCGCTTCACGTGCCGCATCTAGTTGACGGAATAAGCCACCTAGTTCACGAGCATCCGCTTGGCGTAGGAAGGTGTATAGCTCTTCTACTAGA is a window encoding:
- a CDS encoding cystatin domain-containing protein; the protein is MKKVRLTSLLGLAAVFSVAALAGCSQESDVAAQPQEKANPICSTKNLTGGWSQSDITPEAKQALDVVLGQMNTAAKLEKILSVRTQVVSGLNYAIDFEMDNGEVWNTIVYRSLQGEMTMTQAAQQGRLCPLIN
- a CDS encoding isocitrate lyase, encoding MSQITQDIEKIEVAKSAAGAPWDAINPESAARMRAQNKFKTGLDIAQYTADIMRADMAAYDEDSSQYTQSLGCWHGFIGQQKLISIKKHFDGKTDRRYLYLSGWMVAALRSDFGPLPDQSMHEKTSVAGLVEELYTFLRQADARELGGLFRQLDAAREAGDVNLQDQIQDKIDNHVTHVVPIIADIDAGFGNAEATYLMAKQMIEAGACCLQIENQVADEKQCGHQDGKVTVPHADFHAKLRALRYAFLELGIDNGVIVARTDSQGAGLTKEIAVVKEPGDQGDIYNSYLDVEEIDVADMAEGDVCFNRDGKLVRPKRLPSGLYQFREGTGEDRCVFDCIEAINAGADLLWIETEKPHIGQIKEMMDGVREVHPNAKLVYNNSPSFNWTLNFRQQAYDALAAEGKDVSAYDRASLMSAEYDETELSASADEKIRTFQADASREAGIFHHLITLPTYHTAALSTDNLAKEYFGDQGMLGYVANVQRKEIRQGIACVKHQNMSGSDMGDDHKEYFAGENALKAAGEANTSNQFD